From Calothrix sp. PCC 6303, a single genomic window includes:
- a CDS encoding AAA family ATPase, with product MTTPIDYTKIYTHAPEQHPNLILGSLQLLFWMFFRPTAWRNHLKRIDPILDSNTSLIGILRSNRNILKKAALWKFLFQGFVLLPVLLTIVTRLAVTLILIAFGMSPELVIDFVTVCVAVGVAYGMVVGVVGGVAEGVVGVAYGMVGGVAVGVAYGVVGGVAFGVVVGVAYGMAVGVVIGVVIGVVVGVAFGMAEGGAFGVAYGMAEGVAVGMAVGVGLTIHSWRPFIFHPLLITWNFWLYRLQQGLTYKKPSLLSLYPAFWDEWSYIPFPELDKHLLLVINRNPEEGKAAIKYLAVTRQRWAVQAVQIELDAQMLEGCQNVNNIAEVAPRLEIEASESPVNSILRIFKRISKDIQSGLKQNSNYNQRLVLKSVTDRLEAQIPELTRSDNKYAPRFYPIAQSWREIISKYITELAQQTELRQEIDSPYILAVPLTQEQEIFAGRDDIGTRIEQLILDRRRPPLLLYGQRRMGKTSLLNNLGKLLPSSIIPLFVDLQGAPSSASDYTGFLYNLARGMITSAKKKAVNLPPLTRETLRDDPFTQFDEWLDEVETALAENTALLMLDEFEVLDSAISRGRFDEQDVLGMLRHLIQHRPKFKLMLAGSHTIEEYQRWASYLINVQVVHISYLKENEARQLIERPVKDFTLRYEPNAVERVLQITRCHPFLVQLICAEIVAYKNEQDPSVRRLATLSDVEAAIPEALGTGAFFFADIQNNQIDTIQREILKLIATQGEGAIVSQQTIEQHFPQVWQSTVRLLMQRELIEEASGGYRFQVELIRRWFRVKT from the coding sequence TCCTTGGTAGTTTGCAATTACTATTTTGGATGTTCTTTCGCCCCACCGCATGGCGCAATCACCTCAAGCGCATAGATCCAATTCTTGACAGTAATACCTCACTGATTGGAATACTGCGAAGTAATCGCAACATACTCAAAAAAGCTGCACTTTGGAAATTTCTATTCCAAGGTTTTGTGCTTTTACCTGTTTTGCTGACAATAGTTACACGACTAGCAGTTACTCTTATCCTAATTGCATTTGGTATGTCGCCAGAGCTAGTAATTGATTTTGTGACGGTCTGCGTAGCGGTCGGCGTGGCTTACGGCATGGTGGTCGGCGTGGTGGGAGGCGTAGCGGAAGGCGTGGTCGGCGTGGCTTACGGCATGGTGGGAGGCGTGGCAGTCGGCGTGGCTTACGGCGTGGTGGGAGGCGTGGCTTTCGGCGTGGTGGTCGGCGTGGCTTACGGCATGGCGGTCGGCGTGGTGATTGGCGTGGTGATTGGCGTGGTGGTCGGCGTGGCTTTTGGCATGGCGGAAGGCGGGGCTTTTGGCGTGGCTTACGGCATGGCGGAAGGCGTGGCGGTCGGCATGGCGGTCGGCGTGGGATTAACTATTCATTCGTGGCGACCATTTATATTTCACCCATTGCTAATAACCTGGAATTTCTGGCTATACCGCCTCCAGCAAGGACTTACTTACAAAAAACCCAGTTTACTAAGCTTATATCCAGCATTTTGGGATGAATGGTCGTATATCCCATTTCCAGAACTAGATAAGCATTTATTGCTGGTTATCAACCGTAATCCAGAGGAAGGAAAAGCCGCAATTAAATATCTGGCGGTAACTCGCCAACGCTGGGCTGTACAAGCGGTGCAAATTGAACTTGATGCACAAATGTTGGAAGGTTGTCAAAATGTGAATAATATTGCCGAAGTTGCGCCAAGATTAGAAATTGAAGCATCAGAAAGCCCAGTTAATAGTATTTTACGTATTTTCAAACGTATCAGCAAAGACATCCAAAGCGGATTAAAGCAAAATAGCAATTACAACCAGCGTCTAGTTCTCAAATCTGTCACAGATCGCTTGGAAGCACAAATTCCCGAACTGACTCGCAGTGATAATAAATATGCTCCCCGTTTTTATCCCATTGCCCAAAGTTGGCGGGAAATTATCAGTAAATACATAACAGAACTAGCCCAACAAACTGAACTTCGCCAAGAAATCGACTCACCCTACATTCTCGCTGTTCCCCTTACCCAAGAGCAAGAAATTTTCGCCGGACGCGATGACATCGGAACCCGCATCGAACAATTAATTTTAGATCGTCGTCGCCCTCCCTTACTCCTTTACGGACAGCGCCGTATGGGCAAAACTTCCCTCCTCAACAACCTGGGAAAGCTTTTACCCAGTTCCATTATTCCCCTATTTGTTGACTTACAAGGCGCACCCTCATCAGCCAGCGACTACACAGGTTTTCTTTACAACCTCGCCAGAGGAATGATCACCTCAGCCAAAAAAAAAGCTGTCAATCTACCACCTCTCACCCGCGAAACCCTCAGAGATGATCCCTTCACGCAGTTTGATGAATGGCTAGATGAGGTAGAAACTGCATTAGCAGAAAATACCGCTTTGCTAATGCTGGATGAATTCGAGGTACTCGACAGTGCAATTTCCAGAGGACGCTTCGATGAACAAGATGTTTTGGGAATGCTGCGTCACCTAATTCAACATCGCCCCAAGTTCAAGCTGATGCTGGCAGGTTCCCACACAATCGAAGAATATCAACGCTGGGCAAGTTACCTGATTAACGTTCAAGTTGTTCATATTTCCTACCTGAAGGAAAACGAAGCACGGCAATTAATCGAGCGTCCAGTTAAAGATTTTACCCTACGCTACGAACCAAACGCAGTAGAAAGAGTATTACAAATTACTCGCTGTCACCCCTTCTTAGTCCAACTAATTTGTGCCGAAATCGTAGCTTATAAAAACGAACAAGACCCCTCTGTAAGAAGATTAGCAACTTTATCAGATGTGGAAGCCGCAATTCCCGAAGCCTTGGGTACGGGTGCTTTCTTTTTTGCTGATATCCAAAATAACCAAATAGATACAATCCAAAGAGAGATTTTAAAGTTAATTGCCACACAGGGAGAGGGGGCAATCGTTAGTCAACAAACAATAGAACAACATTTTCCTCAAGTATGGCAAAGTACTGTGAGATTACTTATGCAACGGGAATTAATTGAGGAAGCTAGCGGAGGTTATCGTTTCCAAGTCGAGTTGATTCGGCGTTGGTTTCGAGTAAAAACATAA
- a CDS encoding GTP-binding protein has product MGVSKIIVVAGTVGSGKTNWIYQQLSTNYDRYNSSNQKILYFSPGTGTVPIDQKRLESDFPTIKVFQDGQESDFVKQLESADFVYIELGFYLELNATAQLLANFPHQKVAVLPPNLQDSEWHSWADEIVKGMKIDTYQTQAQIWRVPTIGQVIDEDSLQEFWYEITHHAYGEVIRAKGIFDVNDGRSIYADYVMGIPSASFLELDFPRYLEGRPKRFSGLEVVGTSLNQAALAQTLSDCCLPDAMILQYQQQVKQILAEGMTQ; this is encoded by the coding sequence ATGGGTGTGTCAAAAATTATAGTTGTTGCAGGAACAGTAGGTTCTGGTAAAACTAATTGGATTTATCAGCAATTATCCACCAACTACGATAGATACAACTCATCTAATCAGAAGATACTGTATTTTAGTCCAGGAACAGGAACTGTCCCCATCGATCAAAAACGTTTAGAGTCGGACTTTCCTACAATCAAAGTTTTTCAGGACGGGCAAGAAAGTGATTTTGTCAAGCAATTAGAATCAGCAGACTTTGTTTATATCGAGTTAGGATTTTACTTAGAACTAAACGCTACAGCCCAATTACTAGCAAACTTTCCACACCAAAAAGTAGCAGTTTTACCCCCCAATCTCCAGGATTCTGAGTGGCATTCTTGGGCAGATGAAATCGTGAAGGGGATGAAAATTGATACTTACCAAACTCAAGCTCAAATCTGGCGCGTGCCAACCATTGGACAAGTAATTGATGAGGATAGCTTACAGGAATTTTGGTATGAAATTACTCATCATGCCTATGGAGAAGTGATCCGTGCCAAAGGAATTTTTGATGTCAATGATGGTCGTTCAATCTATGCTGATTATGTTATGGGTATCCCATCAGCGAGTTTTCTCGAATTAGATTTTCCCCGTTATTTAGAAGGAAGACCAAAACGGTTTAGTGGTTTAGAAGTTGTCGGAACATCTTTGAATCAAGCAGCTTTGGCACAAACTTTATCAGATTGCTGTTTGCCGGATGCCATGATTTTACAATATCAACAACAAGTTAAACAGATTTTAGCCGAAGGGATGACACAATGA
- a CDS encoding metallophosphoesterase family protein: MKIAVMSCIHSNYEALDAVLLDIDQQKAEKIYCLGDLVGYGPYPNAVVAQIRSLDIPSVAGCWDEDIVEGLNSCECGFPSLLAEKRGKLAHEWTDKEIYPENREFLTQLPDIFQEGNLAFVHGSPHSNHEYLLPELDAFVALERVLSTGADVLFCGHTHVPYVRNLTDGNLKVRVKGVLGSDDQSFNAPLKRIINVGSVGEPRHGRPNATYVIYDTETQVVDLREVPYNYQKTCAAIIEKGLPEIFAWRLARGLEFAERADDPTHVCTR, translated from the coding sequence ATGAAAATAGCTGTAATGTCTTGTATTCATAGTAATTATGAAGCTTTGGACGCAGTGTTATTAGATATCGACCAGCAAAAAGCCGAAAAAATCTATTGCTTGGGTGATTTGGTGGGATATGGTCCCTACCCAAATGCAGTAGTTGCTCAAATTCGCTCTTTGGACATTCCCAGCGTCGCAGGTTGCTGGGATGAGGATATTGTTGAAGGTTTAAATTCTTGTGAATGTGGGTTTCCTTCTCTTTTGGCAGAAAAAAGAGGAAAACTCGCCCACGAATGGACAGATAAGGAGATTTATCCCGAAAATCGGGAATTTTTAACCCAGTTGCCTGACATTTTCCAAGAGGGAAATTTAGCTTTTGTCCATGGTAGTCCCCACAGTAATCACGAATATTTATTACCAGAATTAGACGCTTTTGTGGCGTTGGAGCGGGTACTTTCCACAGGTGCAGATGTGCTTTTTTGTGGGCATACTCACGTACCATATGTACGAAATTTAACTGATGGTAATTTGAAAGTGCGGGTAAAAGGTGTTTTGGGAAGCGACGATCAGAGTTTTAATGCACCTTTGAAGCGGATTATTAATGTGGGTTCGGTGGGTGAACCAAGACATGGACGACCAAACGCGACTTATGTGATTTATGATACTGAGACCCAAGTGGTAGATTTGCGGGAAGTTCCCTATAACTATCAAAAGACTTGTGCTGCAATCATTGAGAAGGGTTTGCCGGAGATTTTTGCTTGGCGTTTAGCCCGTGGTTTGGAGTTTGCTGAACGTGCTGATGATCCAACTCATGTTTGTACGAGGTAA